In one Thioclava sp. ES.031 genomic region, the following are encoded:
- the ccoS gene encoding cbb3-type cytochrome oxidase assembly protein CcoS, with the protein MEVLLYSIPISLLLGGIGLGAFFWSLKNNQYDDPKGDAERILSDEFDDHPKQD; encoded by the coding sequence ATGGAGGTTCTTCTCTATTCGATTCCGATCTCCCTGCTGCTCGGCGGGATTGGCCTCGGGGCGTTTTTCTGGTCGCTGAAGAACAATCAGTATGACGACCCGAAAGGCGATGCCGAGCGTATCCTGTCCGACGAGTTCGACGATCACCCGAAGCAGGACTGA